One Brassica napus cultivar Da-Ae chromosome C2, Da-Ae, whole genome shotgun sequence DNA window includes the following coding sequences:
- the LOC106380392 gene encoding uncharacterized protein LOC106380392 isoform X2 — protein MACKFLCHLIIFAIITFVVQGFCGLDSVTLQQSKSGMVKNKPVWKVTLMNPCRCPLTNLKLSCTGFESVVPVDTLTKTGDVCLLKKDILGTFVFTYVWDTSFELKVISGTIKFKVVNGTITGCT, from the exons ATGGCTTGCAAATTTCTTTGCCACCTAATCATCTTCGCCATCATCACCTTCGTCGTCCAAG GATTTTGTGGACTTGATAGCGTTACTCTGCAACAATCCAAGTCCGGAATGGTTAAGAACAAACCAGTGTGGAAAGTGACATTGATGAACCCATGTAGATGCCCACTCACTAACCTAAAGTTGTCGTGCACTGGTTTCGAATCGGTTGTACCCGTTGATACGTTGACAAAAACTGGCGATGTGTGTCTTCTCAAAAAAGATATACTTGGAACCTTCGTTTTCACATACGTATGGGACACTAGCTTCGAGCTCAAGGTCATTAGTGGGACTATTAAGTTCAAAGTCGTTAATGGGACGATCACTGGTTGTACATGA
- the LOC106380392 gene encoding uncharacterized protein LOC106380392 isoform X1 yields MACKFLCHLIIFAIITFVVQVSGFCGLDSVTLQQSKSGMVKNKPVWKVTLMNPCRCPLTNLKLSCTGFESVVPVDTLTKTGDVCLLKKDILGTFVFTYVWDTSFELKVISGTIKFKVVNGTITGCT; encoded by the exons ATGGCTTGCAAATTTCTTTGCCACCTAATCATCTTCGCCATCATCACCTTCGTCGTCCAAG TGTCAGGATTTTGTGGACTTGATAGCGTTACTCTGCAACAATCCAAGTCCGGAATGGTTAAGAACAAACCAGTGTGGAAAGTGACATTGATGAACCCATGTAGATGCCCACTCACTAACCTAAAGTTGTCGTGCACTGGTTTCGAATCGGTTGTACCCGTTGATACGTTGACAAAAACTGGCGATGTGTGTCTTCTCAAAAAAGATATACTTGGAACCTTCGTTTTCACATACGTATGGGACACTAGCTTCGAGCTCAAGGTCATTAGTGGGACTATTAAGTTCAAAGTCGTTAATGGGACGATCACTGGTTGTACATGA